A window of the Buchnera aphidicola (Pterocallis alni) genome harbors these coding sequences:
- the infB gene encoding translation initiation factor IF-2, translating into MNMTLKSFSNLMNISVLELIKKFAGIGIIKKESDSISLNEKKLLLHYLSSKNELSLNDEKKNNIININKSKSIHSTNYKINNKYINIKNKNITNIENKNKNHVHTISKGQYNKINDVRKKNILNIVEVKKKHDIYLKKPDKLNKKKDFQVKNSIYYKKTNTHVSKKIKEVSSNKAMINHLSYDYNLKRFSSLNKIQDKNNIISYDNHSSSKRKKFKNKNKKPVNYDVISNQDFNQLIVQSPVKNIKNIKKYLLKQNLKKFKNNFVKHVIIGNTITISNLSNKLAIKSVQLINMFFGMGIRAHHTHILDQKLAKIIVEEIGYDVILRHDNELEKLMLENCYSINKKYDKKIRPPIVTIVGHVDHGKTSLLDYIRSTKVVSGEFGGITQHIGAYHIEVEKKIITFLDTPGHSAFVQMRARGIQLTDIVVLVIAGDDGIKPQTIESIKHIQHYNVPLIVAINKIDKPTYFPDKIKQELMKYSILSEELGGETIFVGVSAITGEGINNLLNSILLQSEIMELYTISEGIASGIVVEASLSKNYGPIATVIVKEGILNKGDYILCGLSYGKVRSITNCFGDHLIHVGPSIPVEIFGLSSVPNSGDSFNVVKNERQAREIIESKKNIQENQIVFPTKETDVNHVFEKFVQDKRIILNFVVKCDVQGSLEAILEYMSNLSNKYVMIKIVHASVGNITETDVSLSVSSRSQLIGFNVKANVLANCLIKKNNININYYSVIYNLIDDIQSIINTYSIPKKESLFFGSAEVRNIFKLTKHTFIAGCMVMNGVIKKKYSVRILRNNKIIYIGELESLRRFKEDINEVGTGKECGIVVKNYNEICVGDMIESYQMLS; encoded by the coding sequence ATGAATATGACTTTAAAATCTTTCTCTAATTTAATGAACATATCGGTTTTGGAGCTAATAAAAAAATTTGCAGGTATAGGTATTATAAAAAAAGAATCTGACTCTATCAGCTTAAATGAAAAAAAATTATTATTACATTATTTATCTTCTAAAAATGAATTATCATTAAATGATGAAAAAAAAAATAACATAATAAATATTAATAAATCTAAATCTATTCATTCTACAAATTATAAAATAAATAATAAATATATTAATATTAAAAATAAAAATATTACAAATATTGAAAACAAGAATAAGAATCATGTTCATACTATATCAAAAGGGCAATATAATAAAATTAATGATGTGAGAAAAAAAAATATTTTAAATATCGTAGAAGTAAAAAAAAAACATGATATTTATTTAAAAAAACCAGATAAATTAAATAAAAAAAAAGATTTTCAAGTTAAAAATTCAATATATTATAAAAAAACTAACACACATGTTTCTAAAAAAATTAAAGAAGTTTCTTCTAATAAAGCTATGATTAATCATTTATCTTATGATTATAACCTAAAACGTTTTTCTAGTTTAAATAAAATACAAGATAAGAATAATATTATTAGTTATGATAATCATTCTAGTAGTAAAAGAAAAAAATTTAAAAATAAAAATAAAAAACCTGTTAATTATGATGTAATATCTAATCAAGATTTTAATCAATTAATTGTTCAATCACCTGTTAAGAATATAAAAAATATAAAAAAATATTTATTAAAGCAGAATTTAAAAAAGTTTAAAAATAATTTTGTTAAACATGTTATTATTGGTAATACTATTACAATATCTAATTTATCTAATAAATTAGCTATTAAAAGTGTACAATTAATAAACATGTTTTTTGGAATGGGTATTAGAGCTCATCATACTCATATTTTAGATCAAAAACTGGCTAAGATAATAGTAGAAGAAATTGGTTATGATGTTATTTTACGTCACGATAATGAATTAGAAAAATTAATGTTAGAAAATTGTTATTCTATAAATAAAAAATATGATAAAAAAATAAGACCACCCATCGTCACTATAGTTGGGCATGTAGATCACGGAAAAACATCTTTGTTAGATTATATTCGTTCTACTAAAGTAGTAAGTGGTGAATTTGGTGGTATTACTCAACATATTGGAGCATATCATATAGAAGTAGAAAAAAAAATTATTACTTTTTTAGATACTCCAGGGCACTCTGCTTTTGTACAAATGCGCGCCAGAGGTATACAATTAACTGATATTGTTGTTTTAGTCATTGCCGGTGATGATGGTATTAAACCGCAAACTATAGAATCTATTAAACATATACAACATTATAATGTTCCACTCATAGTAGCGATTAATAAAATAGATAAACCAACATATTTCCCAGATAAAATAAAACAAGAATTAATGAAATATTCTATTTTATCTGAAGAATTGGGTGGGGAAACTATTTTTGTGGGTGTTTCAGCTATTACTGGTGAAGGTATTAATAATTTATTGAATTCTATATTATTACAATCGGAAATTATGGAATTATATACAATATCAGAAGGTATTGCTAGTGGTATAGTGGTTGAAGCATCTTTAAGTAAAAATTATGGCCCAATAGCTACTGTTATTGTGAAAGAAGGTATATTAAATAAAGGTGATTATATATTATGCGGTTTAAGTTATGGGAAAGTACGTTCTATTACAAATTGTTTTGGAGATCATTTAATACATGTTGGGCCTTCTATTCCTGTAGAAATATTTGGTTTATCATCTGTACCAAATAGTGGCGATAGTTTCAATGTTGTAAAAAATGAAAGACAAGCTAGAGAAATTATTGAATCTAAAAAAAATATTCAAGAGAATCAAATTGTTTTTCCAACGAAAGAAACAGATGTTAATCATGTATTTGAAAAATTTGTTCAAGATAAACGTATTATTTTAAATTTTGTAGTAAAATGTGATGTGCAAGGTTCATTGGAAGCAATTTTAGAGTACATGTCTAATCTTTCGAATAAATATGTTATGATCAAAATTGTGCATGCTAGTGTAGGTAATATTACAGAAACAGATGTATCTTTATCAGTATCTTCTAGATCTCAATTAATAGGTTTTAATGTCAAGGCTAATGTATTAGCTAATTGTTTAATTAAAAAAAACAATATTAATATCAATTATTATTCAGTGATTTATAATTTAATTGATGATATTCAGTCTATAATTAATACTTATTCGATACCCAAAAAAGAATCATTATTTTTTGGATCTGCTGAAGTTAGGAACATATTTAAATTAACTAAACATACCTTTATTGCAGGGTGTATGGTGATGAACGGGGTAATTAAGAAAAAATATTCAGTTCGTATTCTTAGAAATAATAAAATAATATATATAGGTGAATTAGAATCTTTACGTAGATTTAAAGAAGATATCAATGAAGTTGGTACTGGAAAAGAGTGCGGTATAGTTGTTAAGAATTATAATGAAATTTGTGTCGGAGATATGATTGAATCATATCAAATGTTATCATAA
- the nusA gene encoding transcription termination factor NusA, whose amino-acid sequence MNKEILSVVELVSYEKSLPREKIFEVLETALSIVTKKRHPQEIDVRVNIDRKSGNFNTLRRWKIVNKVRFPTKQITLEAAKFENKEAKLNDFIEYQIQSVSFDRFTIQVAKKIIIKKVKEVERSIMIEKLYQNKGKMIKGIVKRITRHYIVLDVANDVEAIIMREHLLTKDKFNIGDQIKGVLYKLYTKSKIITLYISRSIPEMLLELFYIEVPEIREKLVEIKSVSRDPGVRSKISVVSYDSTVDPIGSCIGIQGFRVQAVSRELRGERIDIILWDKNPIQFIMNAMVPIEVISILIHKSSRSIDITVDAKYLAQAIGKNGQNVRLSSKLINWDLNILTTNDLYSTNKRKIYKIINSFNMYLNIKKSMVYALIRSGISSLEDLVCIPYSELLKIKEMNQYSAYKIQNISNEILSNLLISKKIYTKDTQYTLLSLYGMNQDLLFQLYKKNIFTLETLSNQTVYDLIDIHELNIKKAGALIIEARNMCWFNGKF is encoded by the coding sequence ATGAATAAAGAAATTTTATCAGTGGTAGAATTAGTATCGTATGAAAAATCTTTACCTCGTGAAAAAATTTTTGAAGTGTTAGAAACAGCATTATCTATAGTAACAAAAAAAAGACACCCGCAAGAAATTGATGTTAGGGTTAATATTGATAGAAAAAGTGGTAATTTTAATACATTAAGAAGATGGAAAATTGTCAATAAGGTACGATTTCCTACGAAACAAATTACTTTGGAAGCAGCTAAATTTGAAAATAAAGAAGCTAAATTAAATGATTTTATAGAATATCAAATTCAATCTGTATCATTTGATCGATTTACTATACAAGTAGCAAAAAAAATTATTATTAAAAAAGTTAAAGAAGTTGAAAGAAGTATTATGATTGAAAAATTGTATCAGAATAAAGGTAAGATGATTAAGGGAATCGTAAAAAGAATTACTCGTCATTATATAGTATTAGATGTAGCTAATGATGTTGAAGCAATTATTATGAGAGAACATTTATTAACTAAAGATAAATTTAATATTGGTGATCAAATTAAAGGAGTATTATATAAGTTATACACGAAATCTAAAATTATTACATTATATATTAGTCGTTCGATTCCTGAAATGTTATTAGAATTGTTTTATATTGAAGTTCCTGAAATTCGCGAAAAGTTAGTAGAGATTAAATCTGTTTCTCGTGATCCTGGAGTTAGATCTAAAATTTCGGTTGTAAGTTATGATAGTACTGTAGATCCTATTGGATCTTGTATTGGAATTCAGGGATTTAGAGTACAAGCAGTATCTAGAGAGTTACGTGGAGAGAGAATAGATATTATTTTATGGGATAAAAATCCAATACAATTTATTATGAATGCCATGGTTCCTATAGAGGTAATTTCTATTCTTATTCATAAATCTAGTCGTTCAATAGATATTACTGTGGATGCAAAATATCTAGCACAAGCAATTGGTAAAAATGGTCAAAATGTTAGATTATCTTCAAAGTTGATTAATTGGGATTTAAATATTTTAACAACAAATGATCTATATAGTACAAATAAAAGAAAAATATATAAAATTATAAATTCATTTAATATGTATTTAAACATTAAAAAAAGTATGGTGTATGCTCTAATTAGATCGGGAATTTCTTCTTTAGAGGATTTAGTATGTATACCATATTCTGAATTATTAAAAATAAAAGAAATGAATCAATATTCTGCATATAAAATACAAAATATTTCGAATGAAATATTATCTAATCTTTTAATAAGTAAAAAAATATATACAAAAGATACACAATACACTTTATTATCTTTATATGGTATGAATCAGGATTTATTATTTCAATTATACAAAAAAAATATATTTACTTTAGAAACATTATCTAATCAAACGGTTTATGATTTAATTGATATTCATGAATTAAATATTAAAAAAGCCGGTGCATTAATTATAGAAGCTAGAAACATGTGTTGGTTTAATGGTAAATTTTAA
- the ftsH gene encoding ATP-dependent zinc metalloprotease FtsH has translation MALMLFICILCGINFIFKGDNNIDYTDFLSSVRKNEVEKVTIHGNNIILKKKDQTEYRTYLPIYDSKLLNLLLSHHIAINGIPIKKHNMYLSIFVSWFPTLLLVSVWMYFMKQFKNNVGKSNSFGKSKMHIVTDKNIKITFSDVAGCNEAKEEVSEIVEYLKEPKKFQKLGGKIPNGILMIGPPGTGKTLLAKAIAGEAQVSFLTLSGSDFVEMFVGVGASRVRDVFEHARNVSPCIIFIDEIDAVGRQRGGVSGGNDEREQTLNQMLVEMDGFKGNEGIILIAATNRPDVLDSALLRPGRFDRHVFVSLPDMIGRKEILQVHMKNIPLASDVDPLIIARGTPGFSGADLRNLVNESALFAAKENNQVVSMLDFEKAKDKIMIGAERRSMLMTEIQKECTAYHESGHVIIGRLVPEHDPAHKVTIVPRGRALGVTFFLPKVDSVSISKEKLESKISTLYGGRLAEEIIYGVQKVSTGAVNDIQIATDLARNMVTKWGFSDKLGPLLYKNNTRENVFYESVNSTSHITSTDTSSIIDQEIKLLIDRNYIRAKNLLYDHLDILHNMKDALMKYETLNSFQIDHLMNRKCEKFFVK, from the coding sequence ATGGCATTAATGTTGTTTATATGTATATTATGTGGTATAAATTTCATTTTTAAAGGAGATAATAATATTGATTATACTGATTTTTTATCTTCTGTTCGTAAAAATGAAGTAGAAAAAGTTACTATACATGGTAATAATATTATTTTAAAAAAAAAAGATCAAACAGAGTATCGTACTTATCTTCCAATATATGATTCTAAATTATTAAATCTGCTTTTATCACATCATATTGCTATTAATGGAATCCCTATCAAAAAACATAATATGTACTTATCTATTTTTGTTTCATGGTTTCCAACATTACTATTAGTATCAGTATGGATGTATTTCATGAAACAATTTAAAAATAATGTTGGAAAAAGTAATTCTTTTGGTAAAAGTAAAATGCATATTGTAACTGATAAAAATATTAAAATTACTTTTTCTGATGTTGCGGGATGTAATGAAGCTAAGGAAGAAGTGAGTGAAATAGTAGAATATTTAAAAGAACCAAAAAAATTTCAAAAATTAGGGGGAAAAATTCCTAATGGTATTTTAATGATTGGACCTCCCGGAACAGGTAAAACATTATTAGCAAAAGCAATTGCTGGTGAAGCGCAAGTTTCTTTTTTAACGTTATCAGGTTCTGATTTTGTAGAAATGTTTGTTGGTGTAGGTGCGTCAAGAGTACGTGATGTTTTTGAACATGCTCGCAATGTATCTCCTTGTATAATTTTTATTGATGAAATAGATGCTGTTGGTCGTCAAAGAGGTGGTGTTTCGGGTGGTAATGATGAAAGAGAACAAACTTTAAATCAAATGTTAGTAGAAATGGATGGATTTAAAGGAAATGAAGGAATTATTTTAATTGCTGCTACAAATAGACCAGATGTTTTAGATTCTGCTTTATTAAGACCTGGAAGATTTGACCGTCATGTTTTTGTTTCATTACCAGATATGATTGGTAGAAAAGAAATTTTACAAGTACATATGAAAAATATTCCATTGGCATCTGATGTTGATCCGTTAATTATTGCTAGGGGAACTCCTGGATTTTCTGGAGCAGATCTACGTAATTTAGTTAATGAATCTGCTTTATTTGCCGCTAAAGAAAATAATCAAGTAGTATCGATGTTAGATTTTGAAAAAGCTAAAGATAAAATTATGATTGGTGCAGAAAGAAGGTCTATGTTGATGACAGAAATTCAAAAAGAATGTACAGCATATCATGAATCAGGTCATGTAATTATTGGGAGATTAGTACCTGAACATGATCCTGCTCATAAGGTGACTATTGTTCCTAGAGGTAGAGCTTTAGGAGTAACATTTTTTTTACCTAAAGTAGATTCTGTAAGTATTAGTAAAGAAAAATTAGAAAGTAAAATTTCTACCTTATACGGAGGTCGTTTAGCTGAAGAAATAATTTATGGTGTACAAAAAGTTTCTACTGGAGCGGTAAATGATATTCAAATTGCTACAGATTTAGCAAGAAATATGGTTACAAAATGGGGTTTTTCAGATAAATTAGGTCCATTACTATATAAAAATAATACGAGAGAAAATGTATTTTACGAGAGCGTAAATTCTACATCACATATTACTTCTACTGATACATCTAGTATTATTGATCAAGAGATTAAGTTATTAATTGATCGAAATTATATAAGAGCTAAAAATTTATTATATGATCATTTAGACATTTTACATAATATGAAAGATGCTTTAATGAAATATGAAACATTAAATTCTTTTCAAATTGATCATTTGATGAATAGAAAATGTGAAAAATTTTTTGTTAAATAA
- a CDS encoding RlmE family RNA methyltransferase, giving the protein MKKKRSISSRRWLYEHFTDRFVKDAQLNNLRSRAWFKLRDIDLKYNLLKDKMHIIDLGSFPGSWSQYALHKIGKYGYIIACDINLMSDIPGVFFIQGDISIQETRMHILQLLKKKVDVVMSDISPNLTGISTIDIPRSIFLANLVFEIAYMTLSNKGILLVKIFQGLGVKNFFNKLQLYFNIVKVCKPVASRNRSREIFILAIGFKK; this is encoded by the coding sequence ATGAAAAAAAAACGTTCTATTTCTTCCCGAAGATGGTTATATGAACATTTTACAGATCGATTTGTTAAAGATGCTCAATTAAATAATTTGAGATCTAGAGCTTGGTTTAAATTACGTGATATTGATTTAAAATATAACTTATTAAAAGATAAAATGCATATCATTGATTTAGGTTCTTTTCCTGGGAGTTGGTCTCAATATGCACTGCATAAAATAGGAAAATATGGTTATATTATTGCTTGTGATATAAATCTTATGTCTGATATACCGGGAGTATTTTTTATTCAAGGTGATATTTCTATTCAAGAAACTAGAATGCATATATTACAATTATTAAAAAAAAAAGTAGATGTAGTAATGTCTGATATTTCTCCTAATCTTACTGGTATATCAACAATAGATATACCTCGTTCTATTTTTTTAGCCAACTTAGTTTTTGAAATAGCGTATATGACTTTATCTAACAAAGGGATATTGTTAGTAAAAATTTTTCAAGGATTAGGTGTGAAAAATTTTTTTAATAAATTACAGTTGTATTTTAATATTGTGAAAGTGTGTAAACCTGTAGCATCTCGTAATAGGTCTCGTGAAATATTTATTTTGGCTATAGGTTTTAAAAAATAA
- the greA gene encoding transcription elongation factor GreA, whose translation MMYKIPMTINGFKKLKKELKYLKSITRPAIIKAIIESRKHGDLKENAEYHAAREEQGFCEQRIQDIESKLYYAQVIDIKNVEYNGKVVFGSTVSILNINNNKKFVFCIVGDDESDCNNGLISINSPLSRSLIGKSIKDIVDVSTPSGVIKYQILNIEYI comes from the coding sequence ATTATGTATAAAATACCAATGACTATTAATGGTTTTAAAAAATTAAAAAAAGAATTAAAATATTTAAAATCAATTACAAGACCAGCAATTATTAAAGCAATTATTGAATCTAGAAAGCATGGTGATTTGAAAGAAAATGCTGAATATCATGCTGCTAGAGAAGAACAAGGTTTTTGTGAACAAAGAATTCAAGATATTGAATCCAAATTATATTATGCACAAGTCATTGATATTAAAAATGTCGAATATAACGGGAAAGTGGTTTTTGGTTCTACCGTTAGTATATTAAATATAAATAATAATAAAAAATTTGTTTTTTGTATTGTAGGAGATGATGAATCTGATTGTAATAATGGATTAATTTCTATTAACTCTCCCTTATCTCGTAGTTTAATTGGCAAATCAATCAAAGATATTGTTGATGTTAGTACACCATCTGGAGTAATAAAATATCAAATTTTAAATATTGAATATATTTAA
- a CDS encoding BolA/IbaG family iron-sulfur metabolism protein translates to MKNKNLKEYILQNVQLSNIYLKGDNNHIHIIAIGDIFIGMKNIQKQQIIYKPLTKYIIKKKIHSVTIDTFTNQEWKKKRKSFL, encoded by the coding sequence ATGAAAAATAAAAATTTAAAAGAATATATTTTACAAAATGTTCAGTTAAGCAATATATATTTAAAAGGTGATAACAATCATATTCATATTATTGCTATAGGAGATATTTTTATTGGAATGAAAAATATACAAAAACAACAAATAATATATAAACCATTAACAAAATATATTATAAAAAAAAAAATTCACTCTGTTACAATTGATACATTTACCAATCAAGAATGGAAAAAAAAAAGAAAATCTTTTTTATAA
- the rplU gene encoding 50S ribosomal protein L21, whose amino-acid sequence MYAIFAHSGKQYQVKEGETVRVEKINLEQGKKITFSEILMVIQTNQVFIGEPTVHNSYIHGYILKHGKHKKIKIFKFSRRKHYKKKQGHRQHFTDVKIVNISMKH is encoded by the coding sequence ATGTATGCTATTTTTGCGCATAGTGGAAAACAGTACCAGGTTAAAGAAGGGGAAACAGTAAGAGTAGAAAAAATCAACCTTGAACAAGGAAAAAAAATTACATTTTCAGAAATATTAATGGTAATACAAACAAACCAAGTATTTATTGGAGAACCAACAGTACATAATAGTTATATTCATGGATATATTTTAAAACACGGAAAACATAAAAAAATTAAAATTTTTAAATTTAGTAGAAGAAAACATTATAAAAAAAAACAAGGACATAGACAACATTTTACAGATGTAAAAATTGTCAATATTAGCATGAAACACTAA
- the rpmA gene encoding 50S ribosomal protein L27: protein MAQKKAGGSTRNGRDSRSKRLGIKKFGGQSVLSGSIIIRQRGTKFHPGTNTKIGKDHTIFAVKAGIVHFSINGLKKKKYVNIISNQ, encoded by the coding sequence ATGGCTCAAAAAAAAGCAGGTGGATCTACTAGGAATGGTAGAGATTCTCGATCTAAAAGATTGGGGATTAAAAAATTTGGAGGACAATCAGTACTTTCAGGATCAATTATTATTAGACAAAGAGGAACAAAATTTCATCCTGGTACCAATACTAAAATAGGTAAAGACCATACAATATTTGCAGTGAAAGCAGGAATAGTACATTTTAGTATTAATGGATTAAAAAAAAAAAAATACGTCAATATTATTTCTAATCAATAA
- the cgtA gene encoding Obg family GTPase CgtA has translation MKFIDMVKIHVTGGNGGNGCINFRREKFEPKGGPNGGDGGNGGNIWIKIDKNLNTLVDFRFKKHIYAQNGQPGQPNNKSGKNGSDIILFVPIGTRIINELNQEIITDLNTYNNKILIAKGGAKGIGNNKFKSSINRTPYQRTKGKIGESKYIQLKLLLIADVGIVGLPNSGKSTLLTSISQAKSKIGPYPFTTIIPILGTVKVKKKKKFIIADVPGIMNGASKGQGLGIQFLQHLEKCNILLHLIDIYKKFEKIIYNIQIIEQELQKYNKNLWNKPRWFIFNKIDKYSKSEIIYIQENIKKKINIQNIFYFISAKKKIHTTMLCNKLVKYLNTSIY, from the coding sequence ATGAAATTTATTGATATGGTAAAAATACACGTTACAGGAGGTAATGGAGGAAATGGATGTATTAACTTTAGAAGAGAAAAATTTGAACCAAAAGGTGGACCAAATGGAGGTGATGGTGGAAATGGAGGTAATATATGGATTAAAATAGACAAAAATTTAAACACTTTAGTGGATTTTCGATTTAAAAAACATATTTATGCACAAAATGGCCAACCCGGACAACCTAATAACAAATCTGGTAAAAATGGATCCGATATAATACTATTTGTACCTATTGGTACAAGAATAATTAACGAATTAAATCAAGAAATTATTACTGATTTAAATACATATAATAATAAAATACTTATTGCCAAAGGAGGAGCAAAAGGAATTGGAAATAACAAATTTAAATCTTCAATTAATAGAACTCCATATCAAAGAACAAAAGGGAAAATAGGAGAAAGTAAATATATTCAATTAAAGCTTCTTTTAATAGCAGATGTAGGAATTGTAGGATTACCAAATTCTGGTAAATCAACATTATTGACATCTATCTCTCAAGCAAAATCAAAAATAGGTCCATATCCATTTACAACTATTATTCCAATATTAGGAACTGTAAAAGTAAAAAAAAAAAAAAAATTTATTATTGCAGATGTTCCAGGGATTATGAATGGAGCATCTAAAGGACAAGGTTTAGGAATACAATTTCTACAACATTTAGAAAAATGTAACATATTATTACATTTAATAGATATTTACAAAAAATTTGAAAAAATCATTTATAATATTCAAATTATTGAACAAGAATTACAAAAATATAATAAAAATTTATGGAATAAACCAAGATGGTTTATCTTTAACAAAATTGATAAATACAGTAAATCAGAAATAATATATATACAAGAAAACATTAAAAAAAAGATTAACATACAAAATATATTTTATTTCATTTCAGCCAAAAAAAAAATACATACAACAATGTTATGTAATAAATTAGTAAAATATTTAAATACATCTATCTATTAA
- the rpsI gene encoding 30S ribosomal protein S9, translating to MINNRNYATGRRKSSSARVFMKPGSGEISINKKTLLQYFFRPSDRSVVLDPLQKMNLLDKFDFYITVSGGGMSGQSGAIRHGITRVLIQHNEDLKSQLRKYGFVTRDSRKVERKKIGLRKARKKPQFSKR from the coding sequence ATGATAAATAATAGAAATTATGCTACTGGTCGTCGTAAAAGTTCTTCTGCTAGAGTTTTTATGAAACCAGGTAGTGGGGAAATTAGCATTAATAAAAAAACTTTATTGCAATATTTTTTTCGCCCAAGTGATCGTTCTGTTGTTCTAGATCCTTTACAAAAAATGAATTTATTAGATAAATTTGATTTTTATATTACCGTTTCTGGTGGAGGTATGTCGGGTCAATCGGGAGCTATTAGACATGGTATTACCCGCGTATTAATTCAACATAATGAAGATTTAAAATCACAATTACGAAAGTATGGTTTTGTTACAAGAGATTCTCGTAAAGTAGAAAGAAAAAAGATAGGTTTGAGAAAAGCAAGAAAAAAACCACAATTTTCTAAAAGATAG
- the rplM gene encoding 50S ribosomal protein L13: MKSFVANLHHVNKNWYYIDAKDKILGRLSSKIAHYLKGKHKVEYTPHLDIGDYIVVINASKVLVTGNKRLNKFYYRYSGYIGGIKKVAFCDMLLKKSDEIIKLAVKGMLPKGSLGRSMLRKLKIYPLQDHFHKAQNPQYLNI, encoded by the coding sequence ATGAAAAGTTTTGTAGCTAATCTTCATCATGTAAATAAAAATTGGTATTATATTGATGCAAAAGATAAAATATTAGGTAGATTATCTTCAAAAATAGCACATTATTTAAAAGGTAAACATAAGGTGGAGTATACCCCTCATCTTGATATTGGAGATTATATCGTTGTTATTAATGCATCAAAAGTTCTTGTAACAGGAAATAAGAGGTTAAATAAATTTTACTATAGATATTCTGGATATATTGGTGGTATAAAAAAAGTTGCTTTTTGTGATATGTTATTGAAAAAATCTGATGAAATTATTAAATTAGCAGTAAAAGGAATGTTACCCAAGGGATCTTTAGGTCGCTCTATGTTACGTAAATTAAAAATTTATCCTTTACAGGATCATTTTCATAAAGCACAAAATCCCCAATATTTAAATATTTAA